TCCAATCCATGAGAAAAGAATGGCAATTATCTAGACCATTCGTTGTCATAGCGGAGCCTGGAACAACTGAAGTATCTCTATCAGCGTCCATTATACCATGTCATAAATTGTCGGAGATTAAAGTTTGATTACATTGTATTACCATTATTTCATGTAGAGCCAGTATTTACCTTATTTACACTACCGTCACTAGTGCTCAAGTTGTGCAATACCCCTTCATTTTATATAGTATAAGAAAGAGAAAAATGCGTAACTTGTCGAAGAGGGACAAAAAAGGAAGGGGAAAAACGATGCTGCATCACTATCATACCGTCAAAGGGTACGGTGAACATGAAATCACAATCGAACGCTCAAGATTCATTACATATATCAATCGTGTCGAAACGGAAGAAGAAGCACAACAATTCATCGCGTCCATCAAGAAAAAGCACCATGACGCGAACCATAACTGCTCTGCGTACATGATCGGGGAGAATAATCTGATCCAGAAAGCGAATGATGACGGAGAGCCGAGCGGTACTGCAGGTGTGCCGATGCTTGAAGTGTTGAAGAAACGGGATCTTAAGGATACAGTCGTTGTTGTCACACGTTACTTCGGCGGCATCAAGCTCGGTGCCGGCGGCCTGATCCGTGCGTATGGCCGGGCCACATCAGAGGGATTGAATGCTACCGGTATTGTCGAAAGGCGCCTTATGCGTGTGATGAAGACGAAGATAGATTATACGTGGCTTGGGAAGGTTGAGAATGAGGTGAGGTCTTCTCGTTATCAGTTGAAAGACATTCACTATTTAGACGCTGTCGAGGTTGAAGTGTATGTGGAGGAAGCTTCTAAGGGTGAGTTTGTGGATTGGATGACGGAGTTGACGAATGGGCAAGGAGCAATAATGGAAGAGGAAAAAACTTACCTAGAAATCAATTTGTAATATTTTATCGCTTTTTGTTGCATTGTAGAATGAACTCTTTAGATATATACTTTTTAGGTGAGAGTTATAAAGCAGGAGTGGATTAAATTGGATAGAATAAGAACAAAAACTAAAAAAAGAAGAAGATTGAGAATTAAAAGGATATTACTTCTTTTTGGATTCTTTTTATTGTTAATTGGAGCTTACGGGAGCTACGTCATATACAGTGCATATGAGGCTGCTAACAAGTCTTATAGTGAGTTAGACAGAGGTGAAAAATCCAAGCTGAGAGAAGAAGCAATAGAAGTTCAAAAAGACCCTTTTTCTTTACTAATTATGGGGGTTGAAGATTATTCTAGTGGAGGCGCGCACGGAAGAACCGATTCATTAATGGTTGCCACATTTAACCCTGAGGATCAATCAGTAAAGTTACTCAGCATCCCACGTGATACATTGACAGAGATTGCAGATACAAATGAGAAAGATAAAATTAACCATGCCTATGCCAGCGGAGGAAAGGAAGCAACTATTGAGTCTGTAGAAAACTTATTGAATATACCAATAGATTATTATGTAACGATTGGTTTCGATAGTTTTAAAGACATTATCAACGAAGTTGGTGGAGTATCAGTAGACGTACCATTTGATTTTTACGAGAAAAGTGATGAAGACAATCAAAAAATATATTTCACTGAAGGAACCATGGAATTAGATGGAGAAGAAGCATTAGCTTACGCTCGTATGCGCAAGCAGGATCCGAGAGGAGATTACGGAAGGAACGATAGACAAAAACAGATTCTTGAAGCAACAATTGATAAATTGTTATCTCCCTCCACAGTAACAAAACTGGACAATATCGCTGAACATATCGGTAATAATGTCCAAACAAATATGAAAGTAAGTCAAGCTCTGGCAATCCAAAGTAAATATCCTAATTTCAGTACTAACAACATTGAAAAGCTTTCTTTAGAAGGGTATGATGAATACATTAACGATATTTTTTATTTTGTTCCAGACGAGACTGAGTTAGCAGAATTGACAGGACAATTAAAGAACCATCTAAATCAATAGAAGAAATAAAATCTAGAGTCTCATCTCTAGATTTTATTTTGTAAATCCACAAATTCTGATAATAAGGAGGATCAAGATGAGTACACGTAAAGTAGTTATTTTTCGAGATAAACTTTTACCTGCTTCAGAAACATTTGTAAAAGCCCAGGCAGAAGGGTTATCTGACTTCACCCCCTATTATGTAGGCTATCAAAGAATAAAAAACAGTCTTGCACTAAGCGAAGAAAGAACCTATACCATTCATAATATTGGAACAAGGTTACATAATAAGTATTCTGAAAAATGGCTGAAAAAGTGGTTGATCAATACTATGATTTACAAAGAAATAAAGCGGATCGATCCCAAATTGATTCATGCTCACTTTGGACCCGATGGTACTCTCGCTCTTCCCATTGCTCAAAAGCTAAACATTCCTCTAATCGTGACATTCCACGGATATGATGTAACCAGAAGTATCGACCATTTAAAATCGGACAACGCATATAATATTAAACATTATGTTAGACATATGGATGCATTACAAGAAAGCGACGCTGTTTTTATAGCCGCTTCGGATTTCATCAAAAGAAAACTGGTGGAAAAAGGGTTTTCTAACGACCAGATCATAACACACTATATAGGTGTGGATTTAGAAACTTTAAAAGTTGACCACTCCATAACGCGAGAAGATAGTGTCTTATTTGTTGGCCGCCTTGTAAAGAATAAGGGGTGTGAATACCTCATTCAAGCAATGAAAATGGTAAATGACAAGTATCCAAACACCAGATTGATTATTGCTGGAGATGGGCCTGAAAGGCAAAGGCTAGAACAGTTGGCAGGAGATTTAAACATCAACGCTTCCTTTCTAGGTGCTATTTCACACAAAGATGTAGTACTTGAAATGAATAAAGCAAAAGTATTTTCCGTTCCGAGTATTGAGATTGAATCGGGTGCTTCTGAAGGATTCGGTATGGTATTTGCAGAAGCCCAAGCAATGGCACTCCCTGCTGTAAGTTTTGATACAGGCGGGATCCCTGAAGCTATCTCACATAATGAGACCGGATTTATTGTCCCCCAAAAAGATCATAAACAGTTAGCTGATTCAATTATTAAGCTTTTGAGTGATGTTTCTTTATGGGATAAATTCAGCAGTAATGCTGTTGAACACGTTAATGAGTGTTTCAATTTAAAGAAACAAAATAATAAACTTGAAGAAATCTACAACAGTATTTTATCTTAACGATACAAAAGCACTTTCATAGAGCTTACTTTAAGGTTCGCTTTGAGGTGCTCGCTGCC
The nucleotide sequence above comes from Bacillus sp. KH172YL63. Encoded proteins:
- a CDS encoding glycosyltransferase; translated protein: MSTRKVVIFRDKLLPASETFVKAQAEGLSDFTPYYVGYQRIKNSLALSEERTYTIHNIGTRLHNKYSEKWLKKWLINTMIYKEIKRIDPKLIHAHFGPDGTLALPIAQKLNIPLIVTFHGYDVTRSIDHLKSDNAYNIKHYVRHMDALQESDAVFIAASDFIKRKLVEKGFSNDQIITHYIGVDLETLKVDHSITREDSVLFVGRLVKNKGCEYLIQAMKMVNDKYPNTRLIIAGDGPERQRLEQLAGDLNINASFLGAISHKDVVLEMNKAKVFSVPSIEIESGASEGFGMVFAEAQAMALPAVSFDTGGIPEAISHNETGFIVPQKDHKQLADSIIKLLSDVSLWDKFSSNAVEHVNECFNLKKQNNKLEEIYNSILS
- a CDS encoding YigZ family protein, producing MLHHYHTVKGYGEHEITIERSRFITYINRVETEEEAQQFIASIKKKHHDANHNCSAYMIGENNLIQKANDDGEPSGTAGVPMLEVLKKRDLKDTVVVVTRYFGGIKLGAGGLIRAYGRATSEGLNATGIVERRLMRVMKTKIDYTWLGKVENEVRSSRYQLKDIHYLDAVEVEVYVEEASKGEFVDWMTELTNGQGAIMEEEKTYLEINL
- a CDS encoding LCP family protein yields the protein MDRIRTKTKKRRRLRIKRILLLFGFFLLLIGAYGSYVIYSAYEAANKSYSELDRGEKSKLREEAIEVQKDPFSLLIMGVEDYSSGGAHGRTDSLMVATFNPEDQSVKLLSIPRDTLTEIADTNEKDKINHAYASGGKEATIESVENLLNIPIDYYVTIGFDSFKDIINEVGGVSVDVPFDFYEKSDEDNQKIYFTEGTMELDGEEALAYARMRKQDPRGDYGRNDRQKQILEATIDKLLSPSTVTKLDNIAEHIGNNVQTNMKVSQALAIQSKYPNFSTNNIEKLSLEGYDEYINDIFYFVPDETELAELTGQLKNHLNQ